In Vibrio gangliei, a single window of DNA contains:
- a CDS encoding LysR family transcriptional regulator, whose product MRVDDLILFSQVVELGNFNKVAEKNNLTNSAVSKRIARLEDDLGVQLLYRTTRKLTLSEAGKVLLTKAKSVRYAAQEAEDAVAGFGENISGHIRMSVPAISGDLLLADAVAEFCNKYSGLTVDMSLDNRFVNLIDEGFDLVIRTGYLEDSSLIARHILDSQWIVCASPSYIIRNTKPLTPQDLVNHNCLQYSYQTTGATDWEFKGNDGNYIVKVSGTFTTDNAMALRKASLGGHGIAYVPKCLVYHDLRNGELIDIFPEQVGKKLGVYAVYPFTRQPPHKVRLLIEHIRNRYLAISHYFE is encoded by the coding sequence ATGCGAGTAGATGACTTAATTTTATTCTCTCAAGTTGTTGAGTTAGGGAACTTCAATAAAGTCGCTGAGAAAAATAATCTTACAAATTCAGCAGTTAGCAAAAGAATTGCCCGATTAGAGGATGATTTGGGAGTTCAATTGCTATACAGAACAACTCGAAAACTCACGCTGAGTGAAGCTGGTAAAGTCTTGCTAACAAAAGCAAAAAGTGTGAGGTATGCCGCGCAAGAAGCAGAAGATGCTGTGGCAGGGTTCGGTGAAAACATCAGTGGTCACATTCGAATGTCGGTTCCGGCTATCTCTGGAGATCTACTATTGGCCGACGCTGTTGCTGAATTTTGTAATAAATATTCTGGTTTAACTGTCGACATGTCTCTGGATAATCGTTTCGTCAATTTAATAGATGAGGGTTTCGACTTAGTTATTCGTACTGGATACTTAGAAGACTCAAGTCTTATCGCTAGACATATTCTTGATTCCCAATGGATTGTATGCGCATCACCCTCTTACATCATTAGAAATACAAAACCTCTCACACCACAAGACCTTGTTAACCATAATTGCCTTCAATATAGTTATCAAACAACAGGGGCGACCGATTGGGAATTTAAAGGAAATGATGGCAACTATATTGTAAAAGTATCGGGAACCTTCACGACTGACAACGCAATGGCATTAAGAAAAGCATCACTTGGTGGCCATGGGATTGCTTATGTACCCAAGTGCTTGGTTTATCACGATTTACGTAATGGAGAATTAATCGATATCTTCCCGGAACAAGTTGGTAAAAAGCTTGGTGTTTATGCTGTATATCCTTTTACTCGGCAACCGCCTCATAAAGTTCGATTATTAATAGAGCATATTCGTAATCGTTACCTTGCAATATCTCATTATTTTGAATAA